A stretch of DNA from Lycium ferocissimum isolate CSIRO_LF1 chromosome 4, AGI_CSIRO_Lferr_CH_V1, whole genome shotgun sequence:
GGAAATACATATTTACATTAACCAAATagtgaaaaaaatttagatCTAATTAAccgctattttttttaatagtggaaaattttcattaaccactattttttttatttttatttttaatagagGAAAAATTTCAAATGTAAAATCGCATATTTACATTAACCAAATAAATACATTACACATATCTTTGCAGAACTTTTATCACTAAACCATAGTAAATTAATATACATTCTCACCCCCAATCTATAACTTAACCATAATAAATTAGTATGATTTGGTGTAAAACAAGTGCAAATAAGCCCTACACAAATTAAGCTTCCTTATACAAATAAATATGTCAAGTTCAACTTGATGAGGAAACCATTTATTTCCTACAGTCATTAGATAGAAAATAGTTGAATAAAACTTGCATAAACAAACAAGTGCATCACATACACTAATACATTATTCCACTAATTACTCCAAGTATGCTACAAATCTACGCCTTCATAGACTACGTCGTAGTTAGGGCAGTCAAACCAACTCTGGTCTAAGCTTAGGGCAGTCAAACCAACTCTGGTCTAAGCTTCCGGTGATTTATTCATCTGACTGTAAACTAGGGCCACTTTCTATTATACATGTAAACTTAGCTATGTCTTTTACATATTCATCTCATACAAAGGTTACAAAAAGTTCACATTCAACCTAATATAATATTAGGTTGCTGGTCTCAAATAGAGAGGTAAGTAGTGTCTAGGATCTGGATCCGAACTCCACACTGAGAATGTACTTGTGCATCTCATGTATTTCTTTGTCATTTCAGGAAAGTGTCGATCGATAACATCCTTTAATGTCTCTGTCTTCTTAACCCATTCGAAGCCCTTCTCTGTGTAGATTTGTGGATTGAAATCAGTTGTGAAGAATCTGTCAGCTTCTAGCctcctggaaaaaaaaaaaaaaaaaaaaaccatagcCGCACGAATTAGcatgaaaataaattactcAAACTATGATCACTAGAATCATTGACTTTGCATACCTTGAAGCAATGAGCAGAAATATAAAGAAGGCAGTCTCACTAATGGCAAAGCCTTTGATTTTCTTCTCGGCGTGTAGACCAACTTGGAGATCAAGTTTCTCAACATCATCGCCATATACTTCTTGTAGAGCCTCGATTACTTCTTCATCATCAGTTAAATCTTCCCACTTGCTAATTGGTACCATCAGCAAATTCCTTCTGAACTCATTGTACCGCGGAATTCccctctctctatctctataaACTGTTCAATTAAAGTTAGCATGTAATGTCAAGATAAGATGGAAAAGATGCAAATGAAAGTCCCCTAGGACTAAGTGAGGGATAAATTAAACATACTGTCCAAGGCGGCCATGTCAATTAAATCAGGTCTATCATCTCCATCGATATCATGAGGAACAAGGTTCCTCATCCATGATGGATAATTCCACAACGTAACAGCTCCGCATGATTGATGACCCATCGATACCAGCATTTGCTCCATACCAATTTTGGACAAGCTCTTTTCACCCTCTTTCCCAATCATTTCTATCATTGGAATCCTGATCAAATCTGACAGTTAGAAATACATATATCCTACAATTTGCTTATATGCAAAGTGTGGAATTGGATAACATACTTTTTTTGAATAGGCAAGGATTTGTCTTCTGATGTAGTCGACTTCAAGTCCCTTAGAACAATCGTGTCAGGTAAAAGTGAGTGCATTCTGTAGACGCTAACAAACTCTTCGGTTAATGAGTAGGGAGTACCGTGAGCTCTGGGCCTTTTAAGACCAACTAATCCACTCAGTACTGGTCCAAACTTGGGTCCTAACAAATCCTTGATTTTCTTCCCCAAAAGGCCATACCTGAATCAGATTAGGCTTTGTTAGTTAACATTAATAGTTAATGTTAGCCATTCAGTACTTTAGCCTACTCCATGTAGGATTTGCTATTTTATACTAAGTTTGCTAGGATCCTCAAAAATTGCCGCAGCCCCCCTGACAGATAGTCCAAAAACGCATTATTTTTTAGGGATCAGAATCAGACACAGGTGCAATGACAATATTGGAGGATCTGTGCAACATAGATTTTACTTAGTACTAATAGTTGTACTTAGCACCACTGGGCTTACCAGTTGATCCTCGTTCCTGCCAATAGAGTATCAGTTTTAACAAGTTCAAGCGAAAAATCAATGCTATGGATTTTAGCAATGACTGCTGAAGTTATCAATCTTGCATGTCGGTACAACGTTTCATCATCAAATTCAGGGTAATGTTcctgacaaaaaaaaaaaaaaaagattttaaagaaacccattttcttccacgaagtaaacttcacatttccaTATAGCAAATATAACCATAGAAAAGAGAACCTACTTTAAGCATATCACATATGGCATTATGTTCCTTCACAAACAAGGCCTGCAAGAGAGAGTAGCCTGCCCAATGGTTTCGGACATCTCCGGATATTGGAATGCCTTTATCATCATGTTCAAGAAGTCCATCCCTTGAGATCCTGAGCTTTCCGTCTTTAAATGTTCTCACCCTAATCATGCCCCCCTCGTTGTTGCCATATATTACACTCCCATCCCTAACAAAACAGCAGGAACATATCTAATCCATCAGCACTTTTAGCATACTACTAAGCAGCACTTTGATATAGTATTTCATCGACTTCACTATCGATTTTAATCGACTCTATTTTGCTCGATTGAACATAACATGCAATACTCCCATTCGATTGTGGGAGTATTCATGCTTTGGTAAATTTATGACAGTTTTAGATTTTAGGATGAAGGGGCATGGACTAATCACAATAGTTCAGAAAGAATCGTAAGGTTTCTCTGTGGAAATATAGAGTTTTTGAATCTACTCACCACCATGGGGTCCTTGAATTCAAATGCCCAAACTTCAAATCAGGTGAACCTGTGGGAAGTTTTTTGGTCTTAAGGAACTTAAATGACTTCAACGGACATCCTGCTGCAATGTCCTGAGGAGCTCTAAGCTCCATCTGTCAAAAAAATTGTGTTAGATAAACAGAAAACACACCTTGAGTCCTTGACCATGACAAATATCTAATTCTTTAAGTTCATATGGCTCACAATTGACCTTTTAATCTTCTCCAGTCATAATAAATTGGAAAATAAAAACAGTGATCTCTTCTTTACAATCTTCAAGAACTTTCCTTAATACCAACTCTGACAAGTTAATCAACAGAAAAGGACAACTTTTGCCTGTTATTGTAACAAATGATGAATTAACAAATGATGAATTCTTTCATGCCTATATTTTTGCAAGAACTAGGTACCTGTTCAGTGTCCTCCATATGGTCAATCCAATCATGGATCATAAATTGCACCCACGCGCACCCTATCATGTTGAATTGGCACCCGCAATCTATgtactttcttctttcaaagAGCTTCGTGGCCACTGTTACAGGGTGAGGTTCCAGCAGCTGCATAATCAAATGATATTGTCCCAAGTGAATGAGAGATCTCAAGTTATAAATTTCAGATAGGGATATGACCAAAACACATTTATTGGACCATGCTAATTAGCTATCCAAAAAGATCAGCATAAAGAATTGAAATAGGTTCAACAGACTAATTTGCACCCCCTAACCTGTGAACAGAAAACTGAAATATCTagtacagtcagacctctctataacaaccattctctataacatcatttcactataacggccaagttttttttttttctaaaccaattttttcattttatgttatattaaatgtttctctataacagcatttggCTATAGTAGCCAGAAAATATTTGTACAAACGACGCCGTTATAGAGGAGTCTGATTGGtataaataaatgaaagttgaaactaTCAAAGAGAGCTTGGACAGGAACAGAAAGCTGCTAATTTCCATGATTTAATTAGCAAGGCATATTGCTTGTATTTTAGCTTACCCCATAAGCTGAAGTTGATGGTGGCATGTTGCGGCCAAAGAAGGTTCCTTGACTGCCAACTAAATGATCCCCAGGATCATTGCACGTACCATCCGCAGTTCGATAGGTAAACTCTTGTGTGTCATATTTCTTGCCATTAACTTTTCCTACATGTAATAAGTTGTATCGCTGGTGCAAGTGTCTTCTCATCCCTAAGTAAGCAGCCCCGAGTAACACGGGTAATCTATGCCATAGATCAAACTTGTCCACAAGATGTACCACCTGatatataaaaacaaataaGCATTAGCTAAAGCAACATCACATGTGCACGGTTAAAAGAGGGGAACGGAGGACACTAACATAGAACAAAATTGTGTCGAACAGAGACATCTTTGCAACaacatgttggagttgaggatGAACGAAGGCTGGAAAAGAAATTGAGAATGCCATGAGAGTTTTCTAGCAGCTGAGCTGTCAAAGAAAAAACTAAAGGATTCAAAAGATGTGTTATGAAGATTGAGAGGGAAGGTGCACAGTATTTAAAAATGTTGAACCTGTGCAAATTTGTTCTGTTTCATGTCATTCAATCTGCTCCTACAGTACGTCCAATCAAGATTGAAGCAGTCAACTGtctttaattaatatttttatattatataagtaCACAAGTGTCCAATAGCTTATATGGtacttgttcactttttctTTTACACTCTTTAAGAagtcataaataaaagtgtatttttaTTACA
This window harbors:
- the LOC132051867 gene encoding alpha-dioxygenase 2-like gives rise to the protein MAFSISFPAFVHPQLQHVVAKMSLFDTILFYVVHLVDKFDLWHRLPVLLGAAYLGMRRHLHQRYNLLHVGKVNGKKYDTQEFTYRTADGTCNDPGDHLVGSQGTFFGRNMPPSTSAYGLLEPHPVTVATKLFERRKYIDCGCQFNMIGCAWVQFMIHDWIDHMEDTEQMELRAPQDIAAGCPLKSFKFLKTKKLPTGSPDLKFGHLNSRTPWWDGSVIYGNNEGGMIRVRTFKDGKLRISRDGLLEHDDKGIPISGDVRNHWAGYSLLQALFVKEHNAICDMLKEHYPEFDDETLYRHARLITSAVIAKIHSIDFSLELVKTDTLLAGTRINWYGLLGKKIKDLLGPKFGPVLSGLVGLKRPRAHGTPYSLTEEFVSVYRMHSLLPDTIVLRDLKSTTSEDKSLPIQKKIPMIEMIGKEGEKSLSKIGMEQMLVSMGHQSCGAVTLWNYPSWMRNLVPHDIDGDDRPDLIDMAALDIYRDRERGIPRYNEFRRNLLMVPISKWEDLTDDEEVIEALQEVYGDDVEKLDLQVGLHAEKKIKGFAISETAFFIFLLIASRRLEADRFFTTDFNPQIYTEKGFEWVKKTETLKDVIDRHFPEMTKKYMRCTSTFSVWSSDPDPRHYLPLYLRPAT